The Chryseobacterium shigense genomic sequence CAATAAAAACATATCTAAATCTTAACAAATCTAACAACGGCTGCATCGTAGTTGAATGAGCTTGTCCCCACCAATTTCTCTCCCCAAAATTTCCTCTAAAAGATATTAGGTAGATATTGTATAATGCATGGGATAAGTGAAATCGTGCAATAGTTTCACAAGCATTTCTAATTCCAGAGTTTTCCATTATTACAACGCTTAAATTATTAGTAATATTCAAACCAGTACTAACACCTACGCAATCAGATTCGTGTGTAGCCTGCGCATAAAAAATAGATTCATTATTTCTAATTTCGTTGATTAATGGAGAAGTTAATGAATCTGGTAAACATATAGCATATTTAACCTTCTCTTGTACCAAACAGTTATGTATAGTTTTTTCAGGTCTCATCAGCTAGTAATCAATTCCTATATTATGCCCCATAATATTATTTTTAACAGAAAGATAGTCTTTATTAAATGGGGTAACTGAAGAATTTATTTTTACTCTCTTTACTTCTATACCTTCATTTTCTAGATCTTTTATTTTCAACGGATTATTTGTTATTAGTCTCACTTTGTTAATACCAAGACTTTTTAATATTTGTGATGGTAATACATAGTTCCTATCATCTACAGGAGTTTGTATTATTTTATTCGCATCTATCGTATCGAAACCTTGTTGCTGAAACTTGTAAGCTCTTAATTTATTTCCAAGTCCTATTCCTCTTCCTTCATCTCTCATGTATAAGATTATTCCTCCCTTACCTTTTTGCGTCTCTTCTCCTATGAATTTAAAAGCCCTATCTAATTGTATTCCGCAATC encodes the following:
- a CDS encoding thiamine pyrophosphate-binding protein, with amino-acid sequence MRPEKTIHNCLVQEKVKYAICLPDSLTSPLINEIRNNESIFYAQATHESDCVGVSTGLNITNNLSVVIMENSGIRNACETIARFHLSHALYNIYLISFRGNFGERNWWGQAHSTTMQPLLDLLRFRYVFIDDIKDFKKVFKDAVNDFQARQSSVAIILKPNVLKNINNDK